From the Daphnia magna isolate NIES linkage group LG3, ASM2063170v1.1, whole genome shotgun sequence genome, one window contains:
- the LOC116919260 gene encoding guanylate cyclase 32E: MRLPLLPFKWMLVNLMFSLYTWQQGNADKFTLGYLTGASRRPWDKEYSRPGLSISGAISLAIEDVTRQNILPYDHTLDMVVAETYGEEEESLLQTAKLWTLNVSAYIGPQESCVHEARMATAFRLPMISYFCTHDETSNKELFPTFARTRPPDTQISKSVASVLKAFHWHKVAFFHKSTDDSEYAKIAQTVVTTLAAENIEVKFRRSWKVTYHHGWDDWMTNPFEKMVDETYQDIRIYVVLGPYHEHIGLLTAMEDRHLFDRGEYFVLGVDLDRYDADNPSKYLRGLLKDDLDRKAIEAFENYVGVVGSPSGADFDNFTQMVNDYLERPPFNFPNPLTYFGGVKRIRAEAAYLYDAVLLYAHALREVLLAGGNPYDGLAIMERIRGRTYMSAMGYVVYMDANGDTQGNYTLIGRQPYEITNHEDGLYPVGVFQIPRNHSTIPELHLVSAIMWRTGKIPIDQPPCGFRGELCISNTEEIASGIAGGIAIVFIVVGLIIYRNWRYEQELDSLLWKIDYKDIQIPDLPALSSGQGKAPRSLHPLLRTSQVSLSSNPETDFRYSAIYGTIGVYKGRIFAIKMVNKKSIDMTRSMKKELKWMRDLRHDNLSAFFGACVDPPNICIVTEYCTRGSLKDVLENDDVKLDNMFIASLVGDIVRGMIYLHDSPVKSHGNLKASNCLIDSRWVLKVADFGLHEFKSGAERLSNDDCDDFIHGLLYRSPELLRLTDPPLQGTQKGDIYSFGILLYAIHGRQGPFGFITLSTRDILKKVTEHAPPLPPFRPRIEALENCLDCVCTVMAECWREQPEERPDFKTIRSKLRPMRKGLKPNIFDNMNYLLEKYTNNLEALVDERTEQLLEEKKKTEALLYEMLPRYVAEKLKCGHKVEAESFDSVTIYFSDIVGFTEMSAQSSPLQVVDFLNDLYTCFDSIIGNYDVYKVETIGDAYMVVSGLPIRNKDQHAGEIASMSLSLLRAVVKFKIRHRPHQTLMLRIGIHSGPVCAGVVGLKMPRYCLFGDTVNTSSRMESTGLPLKIHCSTACKQLLDRLGGYILEERGEIKIKGKGDMVTYWLVGEETGNQIRQRGKANGPWSNRPKSSLRNASHKLARNRHNREDLASSLDSPKKLRFAADSPVVPSAVDVEILNETMPFAATSKRNSCPNLKVNAQVGGFTLMQPSFCRSIERKLGYQPHRLSTTSLVEAITLSSSSSANKTPNGKSQLHFTLSSPLTSRVRGENPKIELSPPEESINDCWPLLDPHYAANEYGRDDRETSV; encoded by the exons ATGAGGCTGCCTTTACTACCTTTCAAATGGATGTTGGTGAATCTAATGTTTTCCTTGTACACCTGGCAACAAGGCAACGCTGATAAATTCACTCTCGGATACCTAACGGGGGCATCCAGGAGACCCTGGGATAAAGAATACTCTCGTCCGGGACTCTCCATTTCAG GAGCAATTTCGTTGGCCATCGAAGATGTCACCAGGCAAAACATTCTACCCTATGATCACACGTTGGATATGGTCGTGGCCGAAACGTATGGCGAGGAAGAAGAGTCTCTTCTTCAAACGGCTAAGCTGTGGACACTCAACGTCTCAGCATACATCGGACCACAAGAGTCCTGCGTTCACGAGGCTCGTATGGCCACTGCTTTCCGTCTTCCCATGATTTCTTAC TTTTGCACGCACGATGAAACTTCGAACAAGGAACTTTTCCCAACATTTGCTCGTACACGCCCGCCGGATACGCAAATCTCCAAGTCGGTGGCTTCCGTTTTGAAAGCTTTTCACTGGCACAAAGTCGCATTTTTCCACAAGAGCACGGACGACTCCGAATACGCTAAA ATTGCACAGACGGTGGTGACGACGCTAGCGGCCGAAAACATCGAAGTCAAATTCCGACGTTCGTGGAAAGTGACCTACCATCACGGCTGGGATGACTGGATGACGAATCCATTCGAGAAAATGGTGGACGAAACATACCAGGACATTCGCA TTTATGTTGTTCTCGGTCCGTATCATGAACACATCGGACTGTTGACGGCTATGGAAGACAGGCATCTCTTCGATCGAG gagaatattttgttttgggCGTCGATTTGGATCGTTACGACGCTGACAACCCAAGCAAATACTTGCGCGGATTACTCAAAGACGACCTGGATCGCAAAGCTATTGAAGCATTCGAGAACTACGTCGGCGTCGTCGGTTCACCATCGGGCGCTGATTTCGACAATTTTACCCAAATGGTCAACGATTACCTGGAACGACCGCCTTTCAATTTTCCCAATCCACTCACCTATTTTGGCGGCGTCAAACGA ATTCGTGCGGAGGCTGCTTACCTGTACGATGCCGTCCTGCTCTACGCTCACGCCCTTCGTGAAGTCCTCCTTGCTGGGGGTAATCCGTATGATGGACTTGCCATAATGGAACGAATTCGAGGGCGAACCTACATGAGTGCTATGGG GTACGTCGTTTACATGGACGCTAACGGCGACACTCAGGGGAATTACACACTGATTGGACGTCAGCCATACGAGATCACTAACCACGAAGATGGCCTCTACCCGGTGGGTGTGTTTCAAATTCCGCGGAACCACAGCACGATCCCG GAACTGCATTTGGTGTCAGCAATCATGTGGAGAACGGGCAAGATTCCAATCGACCAGCCTCCGTGTGGATTCCGGGGCGAGCTCTGCATCT CTAATACGGAAGAGATTGCTTCTGGAATTGCTGGAGGGATTGCTATCGTCTTCATCGTTGTTGGACTTATCATCTACCGTAATTGGCGCTACGAGCAAGAACTCGATTCACTCCTATGGAAAATTGACTACAAAGACATACAGATTCCTGACCTTCCGGCTCTTTCATCAGGCCAGGGAAAAGCTCCGCGG AGTCTTCATCCTCTCCTGAGAACAAGCCAGGTGTCTCTCAGCTCCAATCCGGAGACGGACTTTCGATATTCGGCTATTTACGGCACGATCGGTGTCTACAAGGGCCGAATCTTTGCCATCAAAATGGTCAATAAGAAATCCATCGATATGACACGATCCATGAAAAAGGAACTGAAATGG ATGAGAGACCTGAGACACGACAATCTGAGCGCCTTCTTCGGTGCATGTGTTGATCCGCCTAATATATGCATCGTGACTGAATACTGCACACGGGGCAGTCTCAAG GACGTACTGGAGAATGACGATGTCAAATTGGATAACATGTTCATCGCCTCTCTCGTGGGCGATATAGTGAGA GGCATGATTTATTTACACGACTCACCTGTCAAGTCTCACGGTAATTTGAAAGCCTCCAACTGTTTGATTGACAGCCGCTGGGTTCTCAAAGTTGCTGATTTCGGCCTGCACGAATTCAAATCGGGAGCCGAACGCCTCAGCAACGACGACTGTGACGACTTTATCCACG GATTGCTTTACAGGTCACCAGAATTGCTTCGCCTGACCGATCCACCTTTGCAAGGCACCCAGAAAGGTGACATTTACAGCTTCGGTATTCTTTTGTACGCCATTCACGGACGTCAGGGACCTTTCGGCTTCATCACACTTAGCACCAGGGACATTCTCAAGAAGGTGACCGAACATGCTCCTCCTCTGCCACCGTTCAG GCCGCGGATAGAAGCGCTGGAAAATTGCCTGGATTGCGTCTGCACAGTCATGGCTGAATGCTGGCGCGAGCAGCCGGAAGAACGACCCGATTTCAAAACTATCCGTTCCAAATTGCGCCCGATGCGCAAAGGCTT GAAGCCCAACATTTTTGACAACATGAACTACTTATTGGAGAAATATACCAACAATCTTGAGGCGCTGGTCGACGAGCGGACTGAGCAACTGctcgaagaaaagaagaaaaccg AGGCACTGCTGTATGAAATGTTGCCCCGCTACGTGGCCGAAAAGCTCAAATGCGGACACAAAGTGGAGGCGGAATCATTCGACTCGGTTACCATTTATTTCAGTGATATCGTCGGTTTCACGGAAATGTCAGCACAGTCAAGTCCGCTGCAG gtggtGGATTTCCTCAACGATTTGTACACGTGCTTCGACTCGATCATCGGAAATTACGATGTGTATAAAGTGGAGACCATTGGCGACGCCTATATGGTCGTCAGCGGCCTGCCCATCCGCAATAAAGACCAGCACGCGGGAGAAATTGCCTCCATGTCCCTTTCACTGCTGCGGGCCGTCGTCAAGTTTAAAATACGACACCGACCTCATCAAACGCTTATGTTACGCATCGGGATCCATTCCG GTCCGGTATGCGCTGGAGTCGTTGGATTAAAAATGCCACGCTATTGTCTCTTTGGCGACACTGTCAATACGTCATCGAGAATGGAATCGACCGGCTTAC CTTTGAAAATCCATTGTTCGACGGCCTGTAAGCAACTACTTGACCGTTTAGGGGGCTACATCTTAGAGGAACGAGGCGAAATCAAGATCAAAGGCAAAGGCGATATGGTAACGTATTGGCTAGTGGGCGAAGAGACTGGGAATCAAATCCGCCAACGCGGCAAAGCTAACGGCCCTTGGTCCAATCGACCCAAGAGCTCATTGAGGAACGCCAGCCACAAGTTGGCACGCAATCGCCATAATAGAGAAGATTTAGCATCCAGCCTCGATTCTCCTAAGAAATTAAGATTTGCTGCGGATTCGCCGGTCGTTCCCTCGGCTGTCGATGTAGAGATCCTGAACGAGACGATGCCGTTTGCTGCGACGAGCAAACGGAATTCCTGTCCTAATCTGAAGGTGAACGCACAGGTGGGCGGTTTTACGCTGATGCAACCGAGTTTCTGCCGATCAATCGAACGTAAACTCGGCTACCAACCTCATCGATTGAGCACCACATCTTTGGTAGAAGCCATCACGTTGAGTTCCAGTAGCTCCGCTAATAAGACGCCCAACGGAAAATCGCAGCTGCATTTCACTTTGTCGTCTCCATTGACTTCGCGGGTGCGTGGAGAAAATCCTAAAATCGAACTGAGCCCTCCTGAAGAATCGATAAACGATTGTTGGCCATTGCTCGATCCCCATTACGCAGCCAACGAATACGGGAGGGATGATAGGGAAACAAGCGTATGA